Proteins from a genomic interval of Leifsonia shinshuensis:
- a CDS encoding coiled-coil domain-containing protein, which translates to MSPGRSALSPSVVRNWRLVAICVVVASVVAWGGLAAPKAYADNYPSWADVQAARSNEAAKQAEVTAITNLVQTLKTQVKAAEDLAIQREKENEVAQAALAVGKDKADRLAARSTALKATAEASRREAAVVGEKLARSGGPDLLGTLLTSSAGNTDALLSRLSSMGRLTATVNGIYSKAAQDDNLAKAASEQAASAKNELTVLAAKAQAEAEKAAAAQKQMIAALQAETAHEGELQAQLASLTSATQITEQQYQAGVAARAAAAAAAAAAARARARSGDAGPISSDAQALAQELMGYVDSGQLVGSYPDHIFEIRWIAEGRSVPNCGIDTSVLQAMVIAEHMFSSVGVSDINRRCTGQIEGAGIYSQHYMNGGGHAVDFYSLGGQGTNGADSNALALIRTLDNFMPYGSGLGQRQCRLNAGDEPGLRHFQDFYDTCNHLHVNDPM; encoded by the coding sequence ATGTCTCCAGGCCGCTCGGCACTGTCGCCCTCCGTCGTTCGCAACTGGAGGCTGGTCGCCATCTGCGTCGTCGTCGCGAGCGTCGTCGCCTGGGGCGGGCTGGCCGCCCCGAAGGCGTACGCGGACAACTATCCGTCGTGGGCCGACGTGCAGGCCGCCCGGTCCAACGAAGCGGCCAAGCAGGCCGAGGTCACGGCGATCACGAACCTGGTCCAGACCCTCAAGACGCAGGTCAAGGCGGCCGAGGATCTCGCCATCCAGCGCGAGAAGGAGAACGAGGTCGCGCAAGCCGCGCTCGCCGTCGGCAAGGACAAGGCCGACCGCCTCGCCGCCCGATCGACCGCTCTGAAGGCCACGGCGGAGGCGTCGCGTCGGGAGGCCGCCGTGGTCGGCGAGAAGCTGGCCCGCTCCGGCGGCCCGGACCTCCTGGGCACGCTCCTCACCAGCAGCGCAGGGAACACGGACGCGCTGCTCTCCCGCCTCAGCAGCATGGGCAGGCTGACGGCCACCGTCAACGGCATCTACTCCAAGGCGGCGCAAGACGACAACCTCGCGAAGGCCGCGAGCGAGCAGGCCGCCTCCGCCAAGAACGAGCTCACCGTGCTCGCGGCGAAGGCGCAGGCGGAAGCGGAGAAGGCCGCCGCGGCCCAGAAGCAGATGATCGCGGCGCTCCAGGCGGAGACCGCCCACGAGGGCGAGCTCCAGGCGCAGCTCGCCTCCCTCACGAGCGCGACGCAGATCACCGAGCAGCAGTACCAGGCCGGGGTCGCCGCCCGGGCAGCAGCCGCGGCCGCCGCCGCCGCGGCAGCACGCGCTCGGGCCAGGTCCGGCGATGCAGGTCCGATCTCGTCCGACGCCCAGGCCCTCGCGCAGGAACTGATGGGGTACGTCGACTCCGGACAGCTCGTGGGCTCCTATCCCGACCACATCTTCGAGATCCGCTGGATCGCCGAGGGGCGCTCCGTGCCGAACTGCGGCATCGACACTTCGGTGCTCCAGGCGATGGTGATCGCCGAGCACATGTTCTCGAGCGTCGGCGTCAGCGACATCAACCGGCGCTGCACCGGCCAGATCGAGGGAGCCGGGATCTACTCCCAGCACTACATGAACGGCGGCGGCCACGCCGTCGACTTCTACAGCCTCGGCGGCCAGGGCACCAACGGCGCCGACAGCAACGCACTCGCCCTCATCCGCACGCTCGACAACTTCATGCCCTACGGCTCGGGTCTCGGGCAGCGGCAGTGCCGGCTGAACGCCGGCGACGAACCGGGCCTGCGCCACTTCCAGGACTTCTACGACACCTGCAACCACCTGCACGTCAACGACCCGATGTGA